Part of the Streptomyces sp. NBC_01264 genome, CCGGGATGATCGCGGACCCCTTCACGAAGCTGAACTGCTGCATCCGCTCGGACGGCGGCTGCGCGGTCCTGCTGGCCGCGGAGGACTACGTACCGGACACGGCCAAGGAGCCCGTCTGGATCCTCGGCTCCGGCACCGCCGTCTCGCACACCACGATGTCGGAATGGGAGGACTTCACCGTCTCCCCGGCGGCCGTCTCGGGCCGCCAGGCCTTCGCCCGCGCCGGGCTCACCCCGGCGGACGTGGACCTCGCCGAAATCTACGACGCCTTCACCTACATGACGCTCGTCACCCTGGAGGACCTCGGCTTCTGCGCGAAGGGCGAGGGCGGTGCGTTCGTGGAGAAGGGACGCCTCCTGCGGGACGGCGAGTTCCCGGTCAATACGGACGGCGGCGGACTCTCCGCCTGCCATCCGGGCATGCGCGGTCTCTTCCTCCTCGTCGAGGCGGTACGCCAACTCCGCGGCGAAGCGGGTGAGGGACAGGTACGCAAACGGGGCGGAAGCCTCCCGAAGATCGCCCTCGCCTCGGGCACGGGAGGCTGGTTCTGCTCGTCGGGCACCGTGATCCTCGGACGCGACTGATCACTTGTCAGTCCGGCTGAGTAAGCTCCCGGAGGGGCCGGCACCTCGGTGCCCACGGCCCCTACGGGGAACTCCAGCCATCACGGGGATTTGACTTGATATCGAACCTGCTGCGGCGTTCGCGCGCCGCTCTCGCCATTACGGTCGCCACCGGCGCGCTCCTGACGGTCGCCTCGCCGGCCCAGGCCGTCTCGGGGCCGCCGACGCTGGCCGCATCGGCCTTCCTGATGGACGGCACCACGGGAGCCACGCTCGCCAGCAAGCTGGGTGACACCAAGCGCGAGGTCGCCAGCACCACGAAGATCATGACGGCCTACGTCGTCCTCACCACTCCGGGCATCGACCTCAACAAGCGGGTCACCGTCCAGCAGGAGTACCTGGACTACGTCTACCGGGAGGGCGGGAGCTCGGCCCACCTGAAGGCCGGCGCCACCCCGACCGTCCGCCGGCTGCTGTACGCGATGATGCTGCCCTCGGGCTGCGACGCCGCCTACGCGCTCGCCGACACCTTCGGCTCGGGCACGACCAGGGCGGCCCGCGTCGCGGACTTCATCGCGAAGATGAACGCCAAGGCGAAGACCCTCGGCATGGCCAACACCACCTACGACAGCTTCGACGGCATCTCGCCCGCGGGGAAGGGCCAGTCAACCGCCCGCGACCTCGCGAAGCTCACCCGCGCCGCGATGAAGGGCACCACCTTCAAGTCGATCGTCAAGACCGCCTCGTACAGCAGCGACGGCACCTCCACGGACGCCACGTGGCTGAACACCAACCTGCTGATCAAGCCCGGACACGCCTACCAGACCCCCGGCGCCATCGGCGTCAAGACGGGATCCGGCACGGCCGCGGGCCAGTGCCTCGTCTTCTCCGTGACCCGCAACGGCAAGACGATCATCGGCGTCCTGCTGAAGTCCGACGACCGCTACCCGGACGCGATCAAGCTCACCGACTGGGCCCTCGGCCCGGCCGCCGGTGCCACGACCAAGCGCGCCACCACCGAGCCCATCCCGGACGTCCTCGACTGATGTCGTGACGCCCTGACGCCCTGATGTCGCGACATCCACGGGGGCGCCCCACCCGACCTCTCCGGCCGGGCGGGGCGCCCCCGTTCGTCATCCCCCGGAGCGGGGCGGGCGCGGGCCACGTACGCAAACACCGTGAAACCTCCCACAGGGGGCAATCACCCCCGCCGCGAACGGCTGTTCCGCACCTCCGGCACCCTCAATCCCCGGCGCGACCGGTCCCCTCGCCGGTCCGGCTGCGTAAGCTCCCCGAGGGGCCGGCGCCTCGGTGCCCACACCCCCTCGGGGAATCTCCAGCCATCACGGGAACTGACTTGATATCGAACCTGCTGCGGCGCTCCCGCGCCGCTCTCGCCGTCACCGTCGCCACCGGCGCGCTCCTGACGGTCGCCTCTCCGGCCCAGGCCGCCTCCGCGCCGCCCACCACCGCCGCCTCCGCCTTCGTGATGAACGCCTCCACGGGCGCCACGCTCACCAGCAAGCTGGGCGACGTCAAGCGTGAGGGGGCCAGCACCACGAAGATCATGACGGCCTACGTCGTCCTCACCACTCCGGGCATCGACCTCAACAAGCGGGTCACCGTCCAGCAGGAGTACCTGAACTACGTCGCCCGGGAGGGCGCGAGCTCGGCCTACCTGAAGGCCGGCGCCACCCCCACCGTCCGCCAGCTGCTGTACGCGCTGATGCTGCCCTCGGGCTGCGACGCCGCCTACGCGCTCGCCGACACCTTCGGACAGGGCTCGACCCGGGCGGCACGCGTCCAGAGCTTCATCTCGAAGATGAACACCAAGGCGAAAGACCTTGGCATGACGAACACCCACTACGACACCTTCGACGGCATCTCGCGCGGCAACACCTACATCACCGCGCGCGACCTCGCGAAGCTCACCCGCGCCGCGATGAAGGGCACCACCTTCAAGTCGATCGTGAAGACCACCGCGTACAGCAGCGGCGGCACGTCCACCGTCGCCACGTGGAAGAACACCAACCTGCTGATCCAGCCCCGCCCCACCGGATACGGGATCCCGGGCGCCATCGGCGTCAAGACCGGCACCGGCACGGCCGCGGGCAAGTGCATCGTCTTCGCCGCGACCCGTAACGGCAAGACCGTCATCGGCGTCCTGCTGAAGGACGAGGAGCGCTACGCCGACGCGATCAAGCTCATCGACTGGGCCGCCGGACCGGCCGCCACGTCGTCGCTCCAGCGCAGCGCCACCGAGCCCATCCCGGACGTCCTCGACTGATGTCGTGACGCCCTGATGCCCTGACGCCCTGACATCCACGGGGGCGCCCCACCCGACCTCTCCGGCCGGGCGGAGCGCCCCCGTTGCGCATGCGGCCCCTCCGTCGCAACGTCTCTACGTTCCTAGTACTGCCAGCGGGGCTGCGCGCCGTCCATCCGGCAGTAGATCATCC contains:
- a CDS encoding D-alanyl-D-alanine carboxypeptidase family protein → MISNLLRRSRAALAITVATGALLTVASPAQAVSGPPTLAASAFLMDGTTGATLASKLGDTKREVASTTKIMTAYVVLTTPGIDLNKRVTVQQEYLDYVYREGGSSAHLKAGATPTVRRLLYAMMLPSGCDAAYALADTFGSGTTRAARVADFIAKMNAKAKTLGMANTTYDSFDGISPAGKGQSTARDLAKLTRAAMKGTTFKSIVKTASYSSDGTSTDATWLNTNLLIKPGHAYQTPGAIGVKTGSGTAAGQCLVFSVTRNGKTIIGVLLKSDDRYPDAIKLTDWALGPAAGATTKRATTEPIPDVLD
- a CDS encoding D-alanyl-D-alanine carboxypeptidase family protein — protein: MISNLLRRSRAALAVTVATGALLTVASPAQAASAPPTTAASAFVMNASTGATLTSKLGDVKREGASTTKIMTAYVVLTTPGIDLNKRVTVQQEYLNYVAREGASSAYLKAGATPTVRQLLYALMLPSGCDAAYALADTFGQGSTRAARVQSFISKMNTKAKDLGMTNTHYDTFDGISRGNTYITARDLAKLTRAAMKGTTFKSIVKTTAYSSGGTSTVATWKNTNLLIQPRPTGYGIPGAIGVKTGTGTAAGKCIVFAATRNGKTVIGVLLKDEERYADAIKLIDWAAGPAATSSLQRSATEPIPDVLD